The Armatimonadota bacterium genome includes a window with the following:
- the rpmH gene encoding 50S ribosomal protein L34, with amino-acid sequence MKRTYQPHNRRHARVHGFRRKMRTHDGRNTLRRRRQRGRHELIK; translated from the coding sequence ATGAAGCGAACCTACCAGCCGCATAACCGCCGTCACGCAAGAGTGCATGGCTTTCGCCGCAAGATGCGGACGCATGATGGGCGGAATACGCTGCGCAGGCGGCGCCAGCGCGGTCGGCACGAGCTGATCAAATAG
- a CDS encoding phosphoesterase: MKLLQPVMPALCALGVLVLSASADAPVRVNYHAAPPDAAIRPFVVAAAREPHLSAQRIWQLLRRRVKYVFVIYQENRSFDSYFGTFPGADGIYSRPSQDTPGFHQLLINTDGSVGTIQPFRMGPAQYAADQDDVTHAHTAILAKMDVVGGKPRMDRYAVTEERRITHTGNPSLKARQYGELTMAHEDCSTIPLLWRYANRFVLFDHIFQLIAGPSTPGNLAIIGAQSGETQWVLHPDEAFNAPGSNGSGVPVLGDADPFWGSKKDTSPNKMPAEGGRGSAHPQINLTYATIPLTLRGRSLKRTAAADTNAAQDLADVHHDIRAVTAANRRPVGFGWYQEGYDKRPADNGRVDAEGQHFSFVTHHDGPQYFGYIANNPRMRSEMHGMHDFAADVAHHALPAAGGVFFIKGGSQNELGLKPVQPRARRSGDFEGDDDHPGDSDSQISEAMAADTINRIAKSPYWKQCAIIITWDDSEGDYDHIPPPARTFGPDGSRMTDGPRIPLLLISPWARVHYVAHAEGDQASVVKFVDNVFQLIPLAKLPDELHARHLGKTRYGLANLGPADALTPGVTDLASAFDPARLEGIAAPLPASYVEIPESVVLGLPPGGSQPCRLAGVTPVDIRLGIPNNIPPDFNPRPSTDPTPAPN; this comes from the coding sequence ATGAAGCTTTTACAACCTGTGATGCCCGCATTGTGCGCGCTTGGCGTGCTCGTTCTGTCTGCGTCGGCCGATGCGCCGGTGCGCGTCAACTACCACGCGGCCCCACCCGATGCGGCCATCCGGCCGTTTGTTGTCGCCGCCGCGCGTGAACCGCACCTTTCAGCACAGCGCATCTGGCAATTGCTTCGACGCAGAGTCAAGTACGTCTTTGTTATCTATCAAGAGAATCGCTCCTTCGACTCCTACTTCGGTACGTTTCCCGGCGCCGATGGAATCTACTCGCGCCCATCGCAGGATACACCAGGCTTCCATCAACTGCTGATCAATACCGACGGCTCGGTCGGTACCATCCAGCCGTTTCGAATGGGCCCGGCGCAGTACGCCGCGGACCAGGACGACGTCACACACGCGCATACCGCCATTCTGGCCAAAATGGACGTAGTAGGCGGCAAGCCACGCATGGATCGGTATGCCGTCACCGAAGAGCGGCGCATCACGCACACCGGAAACCCATCGCTCAAGGCCCGGCAATATGGCGAATTGACGATGGCGCACGAGGATTGCTCAACGATTCCGCTGCTGTGGCGCTACGCGAACCGTTTCGTTCTGTTCGATCACATATTCCAGCTGATAGCCGGCCCATCCACGCCGGGCAACCTGGCGATTATTGGGGCCCAATCGGGCGAAACCCAGTGGGTGCTGCATCCGGACGAGGCGTTCAACGCCCCCGGCTCAAACGGCAGCGGCGTACCCGTACTGGGAGATGCCGATCCTTTCTGGGGATCCAAAAAGGATACGAGCCCCAACAAGATGCCGGCGGAAGGCGGCCGCGGTTCCGCGCATCCGCAGATCAACCTCACATACGCCACCATCCCGTTGACGCTGCGCGGCCGGAGCCTGAAGCGGACGGCCGCCGCCGATACCAACGCCGCTCAAGACCTTGCCGACGTGCACCACGATATTCGGGCGGTTACGGCTGCAAACCGGCGGCCGGTCGGCTTCGGATGGTATCAGGAGGGGTATGACAAGCGCCCGGCAGATAACGGCCGGGTCGATGCCGAAGGTCAGCACTTTTCCTTCGTGACGCACCACGACGGTCCGCAGTATTTCGGCTATATCGCCAACAACCCGCGGATGCGCTCCGAAATGCACGGCATGCACGATTTCGCCGCGGACGTGGCTCACCACGCCCTGCCGGCCGCGGGCGGGGTCTTCTTCATCAAGGGTGGAAGCCAGAATGAGCTTGGCCTGAAACCGGTTCAGCCCAGGGCGCGCCGGTCAGGTGACTTTGAAGGTGACGACGACCACCCCGGCGACTCCGACTCGCAGATCAGTGAAGCGATGGCGGCAGACACCATCAATCGTATAGCAAAAAGCCCATACTGGAAGCAGTGCGCCATCATTATCACGTGGGATGACTCCGAGGGTGATTACGACCACATCCCGCCGCCGGCCCGCACGTTTGGGCCGGACGGATCCCGCATGACCGATGGTCCGCGGATTCCATTGCTGCTTATATCGCCGTGGGCTCGCGTCCACTATGTGGCGCACGCTGAGGGCGACCAGGCTTCGGTGGTGAAGTTTGTAGATAACGTTTTCCAACTCATCCCGCTGGCGAAACTGCCGGACGAACTACACGCCCGTCATCTGGGCAAAACCCGGTACGGGCTGGCCAATCTGGGTCCGGCCGACGCCTTGACGCCAGGCGTTACCGATCTTGCGTCGGCGTTCGATCCGGCGCGCCTGGAAGGCATCGCCGCCCCGCTTCCTGCCTCGTACGTGGAGATACCGGAGTCGGTGGTGCTCGGTCTGCCTCCCGGTGGGTCACAGCCATGCCGGCTTGCCGGCGTGACGCCCGTGGATATCCGGCTGGGAATTCCGAACAATATCCCGCCCGATTTCAATCCGAGGCCATCCACCGACCCAACTCCCGCGCCGAATTAG
- a CDS encoding Gfo/Idh/MocA family oxidoreductase: protein MAAEAAAPVSVALVGCATGWPLWGAALRVNRALNVTAVMDGDDFAARTAARGLRKPAIHHTVTDLLAGDKPVSAALVALPPAERGVAIARLIERGMHVLAEAPIAATLGEAEALCRDAEAQGVLLMPAFTRRFEPDINELAAMAREDRAREQQARCEWWLPTDRDRDTTGDLQPEWPDWRDVWRSAALQAADVGRMLLGDAESVSADLDEPKDSGPGKGRSMQAHLIVRHRHGTGVQHIGTTPGVHTLERYTLVCQGSRLQIDISPWRDTGDAEGEALERHTRMLTHFAAAVSGAETAEVTCRDAVAAQEIVEAARISSRDHIKTALPLFPIDPARGGGGQEAETDEPARI, encoded by the coding sequence ATGGCTGCTGAAGCAGCCGCGCCGGTCAGTGTCGCGCTGGTCGGCTGCGCCACCGGCTGGCCACTGTGGGGCGCGGCGCTGCGCGTCAATCGCGCACTGAACGTTACAGCGGTTATGGATGGCGATGACTTTGCCGCTCGCACCGCCGCGCGCGGGCTGCGCAAGCCCGCCATTCACCACACCGTCACGGATCTGCTCGCCGGCGACAAGCCGGTATCGGCCGCCCTGGTAGCTCTGCCGCCGGCGGAGCGCGGTGTGGCTATAGCACGGCTCATCGAACGGGGCATGCACGTACTGGCGGAAGCGCCGATTGCCGCCACGTTGGGTGAGGCAGAGGCACTGTGCCGTGACGCGGAAGCGCAAGGCGTACTGCTGATGCCTGCATTCACGCGCCGGTTTGAACCCGATATCAACGAGCTGGCCGCAATGGCCCGCGAAGATCGTGCCCGCGAGCAGCAGGCGCGCTGCGAATGGTGGCTCCCCACCGACCGTGATCGCGACACCACCGGAGACCTGCAGCCGGAGTGGCCCGATTGGCGCGACGTATGGCGCTCGGCCGCGCTTCAGGCCGCCGACGTTGGCCGTATGCTGCTGGGAGACGCCGAGAGCGTGAGCGCGGATCTGGATGAACCGAAGGATTCGGGGCCCGGGAAGGGGCGATCGATGCAGGCCCATCTCATCGTGCGGCACCGGCACGGCACCGGTGTTCAGCATATCGGAACTACACCCGGGGTGCATACACTGGAGCGCTATACACTGGTTTGCCAGGGCTCACGGCTGCAGATCGATATCAGCCCCTGGCGCGATACCGGCGATGCGGAGGGTGAGGCGCTTGAGCGCCATACTCGCATGCTGACTCACTTTGCGGCGGCCGTGTCCGGCGCCGAAACCGCAGAGGTCACGTGCCGCGATGCCGTCGCTGCCCAGGAGATCGTAGAGGCAGCCCGAATCTCCTCGCGCGACCACATCAAGACCGCGCTGCCGCTGTTTCCGATCGATCCGGCGCGTGGCGGCGGCGGGCAGGAAGCGGAGACGGACGAGCCGGCGCGGATTTGA
- the hslV gene encoding ATP-dependent protease subunit HslV gives MTKRIRSTTIVGVKAGGRVALAGDGQVTLQNAVMKHTARKVRRLYQGRVLAGFAGSVADAQALADHFERKLETVSGNLTRAAIEFAKDWRTDRMMRRLEAMMIVSDGETIYVLSGDGNVIEPDDGIAAIGSGGPYAAAAAKALVRSTKLTAREIAVRAMAIAAEICIYTNDQVVVEELE, from the coding sequence ATGACCAAGCGAATTCGATCCACCACCATTGTTGGCGTGAAGGCGGGCGGCCGCGTGGCCCTGGCCGGCGACGGGCAGGTAACGCTTCAGAATGCGGTGATGAAGCACACCGCCCGGAAAGTGCGCCGTTTGTACCAGGGCAGAGTCCTGGCCGGTTTTGCCGGGTCGGTTGCCGACGCTCAGGCACTGGCCGACCACTTTGAACGCAAGCTGGAAACGGTGAGCGGCAACCTGACGCGCGCCGCCATCGAGTTTGCCAAGGACTGGCGGACCGACCGGATGATGCGCCGTCTGGAGGCGATGATGATTGTTTCCGATGGCGAGACGATCTACGTGCTCTCCGGCGACGGCAATGTAATCGAACCGGATGACGGTATCGCCGCCATCGGATCGGGCGGGCCGTATGCGGCCGCGGCGGCCAAGGCGCTGGTGCGGAGTACCAAGTTGACCGCGCGCGAGATCGCCGTCCGGGCTATGGCGATTGCCGCGGAAATCTGCATCTATACCAACGACCAGGTAGTGGTGGAGGAGCTCGAGTAG
- a CDS encoding WecB/TagA/CpsF family glycosyltransferase, protein MTTVVERPALPHIQVLGFAVHDLGMDGALDAIDTFIAEGSPHIVVTADSSMLVMAQHDEELAAILRKAALVTVDSAGVLWAARRNGASLRTRVSGVELVEQLCKHSQQRGIRLYFLGSAPGIAQGAAAEMERRYPGAVMVGAYHGYYPAEEEQLVCDEVRRARPDVLCVAMGIPRQEKWINQHQNEIGVPVAIGVGGTFDVLSGSVRRAPRWIQSARLEWLWRTLANPKKAHKAALLPRFVVMNLLRRRNGC, encoded by the coding sequence ATGACCACAGTGGTGGAGCGTCCCGCGTTACCGCATATCCAGGTACTGGGTTTCGCCGTGCACGATCTTGGCATGGATGGTGCGCTCGACGCTATCGACACCTTCATCGCGGAGGGTTCGCCTCACATTGTTGTTACCGCCGACTCCTCGATGCTGGTTATGGCGCAGCACGATGAGGAGCTTGCGGCCATTCTGCGCAAGGCCGCCCTGGTTACCGTAGACAGCGCCGGCGTTCTGTGGGCGGCGCGTCGCAATGGCGCCTCGCTCCGGACGCGCGTCTCCGGCGTGGAACTGGTTGAGCAGCTCTGCAAGCACTCACAGCAGCGTGGTATCCGCCTCTACTTTCTGGGATCCGCGCCGGGAATCGCGCAGGGCGCGGCCGCGGAGATGGAGCGGCGGTATCCCGGCGCGGTCATGGTGGGTGCGTACCATGGTTACTATCCCGCCGAAGAGGAGCAGTTGGTTTGCGACGAGGTTCGCAGGGCCAGGCCCGATGTCTTGTGCGTGGCAATGGGCATTCCCAGGCAGGAGAAGTGGATCAACCAGCATCAAAACGAGATCGGCGTGCCCGTGGCGATTGGTGTCGGCGGCACCTTCGACGTGCTCTCGGGATCGGTGCGGCGGGCGCCTCGCTGGATCCAGTCCGCTCGCCTGGAGTGGCTCTGGCGCACGCTGGCCAATCCGAAAAAAGCCCACAAAGCGGCTCTGCTGCCGAGATTTGTGGTAATGAACCTGCTCAGGCGCCGTAATGGCTGCTGA
- a CDS encoding YnfA family protein, with protein MIVLRSALLFLGAGLFEIGGGWLMWQWLRKGQPPVLGLLGAILLALYGVLPVLQPEGSFGRIYAAYGGVFIIMSLLWGWRLDGRVPDPAECWGACICLVGVAVIMYWPRR; from the coding sequence TTGATAGTTTTAAGGTCGGCGCTGCTCTTCCTTGGCGCCGGCCTTTTTGAGATTGGCGGCGGCTGGCTGATGTGGCAGTGGCTCCGGAAGGGTCAACCTCCGGTGCTCGGTCTCCTCGGCGCCATCCTTCTCGCGCTGTATGGCGTACTGCCCGTTCTGCAGCCGGAGGGCAGTTTCGGCCGGATCTACGCGGCGTACGGCGGCGTCTTCATCATCATGTCGCTGCTGTGGGGCTGGCGGCTCGACGGCCGAGTGCCCGACCCTGCCGAATGCTGGGGCGCCTGCATCTGCCTGGTCGGGGTGGCCGTCATCATGTACTGGCCCCGCCGGTAA
- a CDS encoding SRPBCC domain-containing protein, protein MTDRDPYMPAPAFGAEVQKDGENWLLVLVRELHHSPEKVWKAITDPAQLREWAPFDADVSLDRVGAVVKLTTVGAPSPHVTETTVTHAEAPTLLEFAWNGLDTRWELEALPDGTRLTLRARIGRRYISMGAAGWHICLDVLDRMLSGAPIGRMVAGDAMKFGGWQRLNKEYAAQFGVEPPAW, encoded by the coding sequence ATGACCGATCGCGATCCATATATGCCGGCCCCTGCATTCGGGGCGGAAGTACAGAAGGACGGAGAGAACTGGCTGCTCGTTCTCGTGAGAGAACTGCACCACTCGCCGGAAAAAGTCTGGAAGGCGATAACCGACCCGGCTCAGCTGCGCGAGTGGGCGCCGTTTGATGCCGACGTGAGTTTGGACCGGGTAGGAGCTGTGGTGAAGTTGACCACGGTTGGAGCGCCGTCGCCGCACGTCACCGAGACCACCGTGACCCACGCCGAGGCGCCGACTCTGCTGGAGTTCGCGTGGAACGGTCTCGATACCCGTTGGGAGCTGGAAGCGCTGCCGGATGGCACACGGCTGACGCTGCGTGCAAGGATCGGTCGCCGGTATATCTCCATGGGCGCCGCGGGCTGGCACATCTGCCTCGACGTTCTCGATCGCATGCTCAGCGGGGCGCCGATCGGCCGCATGGTTGCCGGCGATGCAATGAAGTTCGGCGGCTGGCAGCGCCTGAACAAGGAGTATGCGGCCCAGTTCGGTGTCGAGCCGCCGGCCTGGTAA
- a CDS encoding Dabb family protein — protein sequence MIEHLVLFKWRDTVTPRDVAEIREALLGMRGRIDGLQDLVCGENFSERAQGWQFGLAVRFETREALEAYARDPVHEKVVEQFINPARSEVLALDFEI from the coding sequence GTGATCGAGCATCTGGTTCTATTCAAGTGGCGCGACACCGTTACGCCACGGGACGTTGCGGAAATCCGCGAGGCGCTGCTCGGCATGCGGGGACGCATAGACGGTCTGCAGGACCTGGTGTGCGGTGAGAACTTTTCGGAGCGGGCACAGGGCTGGCAGTTTGGCCTGGCGGTGCGGTTTGAGACCCGTGAAGCGCTGGAAGCTTACGCAAGGGATCCGGTTCATGAGAAGGTTGTGGAGCAGTTCATTAATCCGGCGCGGTCCGAGGTTTTGGCGCTGGATTTCGAGATATAG
- a CDS encoding right-handed parallel beta-helix repeat-containing protein: MQSSLADTVYVSPSGSDGAAGTRGAPVRTISQALSRRANRIVLEAGLYRIEAPITIGPESSGLTIEADAGAHPVVTSAERLRLVWRRWQGGVYRASVPTHVRAIDSLWVAGRHEVLARYPNFDADAPYLNGASSSALSADRAARWSDPRGAIVHAMQQGLWGDEWFEITGKSPDGEPLLSPPWGNNRPSPPHPNYRYVEGLLEELDAPGEWYFDAARHFLYYYPHIGMDLATADVEASESAELFHIDGGAGGTVRGVTLSGLSFERTARSFRDTREPLLRSDWEIARRGVVVLENTDGCRIDRCRFVDVGSNGVFVSGRNHRAVVSGCLFQDVGASGICFVGRPTAVRSPLFHYSERLALDQVDPTPGPRGDAYPMECMAQDCLMLRTGRVELQSAGVEISMARRITVDHCTIRDVPRAGINIGDGCWGGDLIENCDVSDTVLESSDHGAFNSWGRDRYWGVDFAGKPMPPGMPEWDTIEPNVLRHNRFQCAHGWDIDLDDGSSNYVIEDNLCMQGGLKLREGYDRTVRNNLILFNGLHLHVWFTASHDIIERNLVSSPYAPIEMPAVWGTAVNRNFLCLPGQPVRTAGELQRVSHADADSLEGDPGFVNAAAGDYRLIRNAPALATGFVPFRLSGFGVTDPALQRLASGMVQGGATPPVDGARRRAEQAFLGGRVENLTGMGDVSATGMYAETGVLVLEAPDGSELRELGITARDVVLAWDETPTPDVGSLVQAARRQLHPAQITVWRSQKRTPIP; this comes from the coding sequence ATGCAGTCTTCGCTTGCCGACACGGTTTACGTCTCGCCCTCGGGCAGTGACGGCGCCGCCGGTACCCGCGGCGCCCCGGTGCGCACGATCTCGCAGGCGCTCAGCCGCCGGGCGAACCGCATCGTACTGGAGGCTGGCCTATACCGCATCGAGGCGCCGATCACGATCGGTCCGGAGAGCAGCGGCCTTACCATTGAGGCCGACGCCGGCGCTCATCCGGTGGTCACGTCGGCGGAGCGACTGCGGCTGGTGTGGCGGCGGTGGCAGGGAGGCGTGTACCGGGCTTCCGTGCCCACGCACGTGCGCGCGATCGACAGCCTCTGGGTGGCCGGCCGCCATGAGGTGCTGGCGCGATACCCGAACTTCGACGCCGACGCGCCCTATCTCAACGGCGCCTCCTCCAGCGCCCTCTCGGCCGACCGTGCCGCGCGCTGGTCGGATCCGCGCGGGGCTATTGTTCACGCCATGCAGCAGGGTTTGTGGGGTGATGAGTGGTTTGAGATAACGGGGAAGTCGCCGGATGGCGAGCCGCTGCTGAGCCCCCCGTGGGGCAACAACCGTCCATCGCCGCCGCATCCGAACTATCGTTACGTGGAAGGGCTGCTGGAGGAGCTGGACGCTCCGGGCGAGTGGTATTTTGATGCCGCTCGCCACTTTCTGTACTACTACCCGCATATCGGAATGGATCTCGCCACGGCGGATGTGGAGGCTTCCGAGAGCGCGGAGCTGTTCCACATCGACGGCGGCGCCGGCGGTACGGTTCGCGGTGTGACGCTGAGTGGGCTCAGCTTTGAGCGCACCGCGCGCTCGTTTCGCGATACGCGCGAGCCACTGCTGCGTAGTGACTGGGAGATCGCCCGCCGAGGCGTGGTGGTTCTGGAGAACACCGATGGCTGCCGAATCGACCGGTGCCGGTTTGTGGACGTGGGCAGCAACGGCGTGTTTGTATCGGGCAGAAACCACCGCGCAGTTGTGAGCGGCTGCCTGTTCCAGGATGTAGGCGCCAGCGGCATCTGCTTTGTGGGTCGGCCCACGGCCGTGCGCAGCCCGCTCTTCCACTACTCGGAGCGCCTGGCGCTTGACCAGGTCGACCCCACGCCGGGTCCGCGTGGCGATGCCTACCCGATGGAGTGCATGGCTCAGGACTGCCTGATGCTCCGCACGGGCCGCGTCGAGCTTCAATCTGCGGGTGTGGAAATCTCGATGGCGCGGCGGATCACGGTGGACCACTGTACGATTCGCGACGTGCCCCGCGCCGGCATCAATATCGGCGACGGCTGCTGGGGCGGAGACCTGATCGAGAACTGCGATGTGAGTGACACGGTGCTGGAGAGCAGCGACCATGGTGCGTTCAACTCATGGGGCCGCGATCGCTATTGGGGCGTCGATTTCGCCGGCAAACCGATGCCGCCCGGCATGCCCGAGTGGGACACGATTGAGCCGAACGTACTGAGGCATAACCGTTTTCAGTGCGCACACGGGTGGGATATCGATCTGGACGATGGCAGCAGCAACTACGTTATTGAGGATAACCTCTGTATGCAGGGCGGCCTCAAGCTCCGCGAAGGCTACGACCGAACCGTGCGCAACAACCTGATCCTGTTCAATGGATTGCACCTGCACGTATGGTTCACCGCCAGCCACGATATCATCGAACGTAACCTGGTCTCCTCGCCCTACGCGCCGATTGAGATGCCGGCGGTGTGGGGCACGGCCGTAAATCGCAACTTCCTGTGCCTGCCTGGTCAGCCCGTGCGAACCGCCGGCGAACTGCAGCGCGTCAGTCACGCCGACGCCGACTCCCTGGAGGGCGATCCCGGCTTTGTCAACGCGGCCGCCGGTGACTATCGGCTCATTCGGAATGCTCCCGCGCTGGCGACCGGCTTTGTGCCGTTTCGGCTTTCCGGATTCGGCGTAACCGATCCGGCGCTGCAGCGGCTTGCTTCCGGCATGGTGCAGGGCGGCGCCACGCCGCCGGTGGATGGCGCCAGGCGGCGAGCAGAGCAGGCCTTTCTGGGCGGGCGCGTGGAGAACCTGACCGGCATGGGTGACGTTTCGGCCACGGGTATGTATGCCGAGACCGGTGTGCTGGTGCTGGAGGCGCCCGATGGTTCGGAGCTGCGCGAGTTGGGAATCACCGCGCGAGACGTGGTGCTCGCCTGGGACGAGACTCCGACGCCGGACGTTGGATCGTTGGTTCAGGCGGCGCGCAGGCAGCTGCACCCTGCGCAGATCACCGTGTGGCGCAGCCAGAAACGCACGCCGATTCCGTAG
- a CDS encoding NAD(P)-dependent oxidoreductase: MRVLAVGGSGYVAGLTLPLLAPRFQFRVFDRQPPPPDLPCDYLAGDVRDPAALERAMTGCDALLYMAMGCKEFRSPEGALSAFDVNVTGLYLALRVAQDAGIRRAVVTSSMSVYEGLCKTRIDSEDEPADAMGVYGLTKRLGEEACQAAASQWGMHVVTLRLCLPVSAAEWMEKNPGGEPTIMTEASDTARAIEAALLRDGEGFEAFMISGDYTGKHMSLRKAEQLLDWRPMMRPETAAT; encoded by the coding sequence ATGCGCGTGCTTGCGGTAGGTGGATCGGGCTATGTCGCCGGGCTCACGCTCCCGCTGCTGGCCCCTCGGTTCCAGTTTCGCGTTTTTGACCGGCAGCCGCCTCCGCCCGACCTGCCATGTGACTACCTCGCCGGCGATGTCCGGGATCCGGCCGCGCTTGAGCGCGCCATGACGGGATGCGACGCGCTGCTTTACATGGCGATGGGCTGCAAGGAGTTCCGATCTCCGGAGGGCGCCCTGAGCGCGTTCGATGTGAATGTTACCGGGCTCTACCTGGCGCTGCGGGTTGCCCAGGATGCCGGGATCCGCCGGGCGGTGGTCACGAGTAGTATGTCGGTCTACGAGGGCCTTTGCAAAACGCGGATTGACAGCGAGGATGAGCCGGCTGACGCCATGGGCGTATACGGGCTCACGAAGCGGCTTGGTGAGGAGGCGTGCCAAGCGGCTGCCTCGCAGTGGGGTATGCACGTGGTCACGCTTCGCCTATGTCTGCCGGTGAGCGCGGCAGAGTGGATGGAGAAGAACCCGGGCGGCGAACCGACGATTATGACGGAGGCCTCCGACACGGCGCGCGCCATCGAGGCGGCGCTTCTGCGCGATGGCGAAGGATTCGAAGCCTTTATGATCAGCGGCGACTACACCGGGAAGCACATGAGCCTGCGTAAAGCCGAACAGCTGCTCGACTGGCGGCCGATGATGCGGCCCGAAACCGCCGCCACGTGA
- a CDS encoding winged helix-turn-helix transcriptional regulator produces MESVFDVIAEPNRRAILSLLASSQHSVGTIERRLRMSQPTVSKHLRVLREAGVVECTVDAQRRLYRLKPEALQEVDAWLTPFRRLLSAHVDALERHLDRVE; encoded by the coding sequence ATGGAATCTGTGTTCGACGTGATTGCGGAACCAAACCGCCGGGCAATACTGAGCCTGCTTGCCTCGTCGCAGCATTCGGTCGGGACGATCGAGCGTCGTCTGCGCATGTCTCAACCCACTGTGTCCAAGCACCTGCGCGTTCTACGGGAGGCCGGCGTGGTGGAGTGCACGGTGGATGCACAGCGCCGCCTCTACCGCCTGAAACCGGAGGCGCTGCAGGAAGTTGATGCGTGGCTCACTCCGTTTCGCAGGCTCTTGTCCGCGCACGTGGACGCGCTCGAGCGCCATCTGGACCGCGTCGAATAG
- the yidD gene encoding membrane protein insertion efficiency factor YidD gives MATGLIRIYQSGSRFRPASCRFSPTCSEYAAQAIIRYGVWHGVALGFRRILRCNPFSSGGFDPVP, from the coding sequence ATCGCCACCGGGTTGATCCGCATCTATCAATCCGGCAGCCGGTTCCGTCCGGCATCCTGCCGATTCTCTCCCACGTGTTCGGAGTATGCCGCACAGGCAATTATCCGATACGGTGTGTGGCACGGAGTGGCGCTCGGCTTCCGTCGGATTCTGCGCTGCAATCCCTTCTCTTCCGGCGGTTTCGATCCCGTTCCGTGA
- a CDS encoding membrane protein insertase YidC, translating to MLRSKPTLTFTTALRFFPLFVVLMAVGMPASAQNPQFDSRFAKAQRDAASNELDRAFDAYISVKNHSGTNGPVQADALLRAALMAWNALHADNYQVTLRQIGGTEKEDELTGLGYKADGVLNQLLSTYSDSPEADQARQHIYGAAGNVDLRRAIENEIDLRNSRYISYKLLNSVVSLTGSLPGFSYWFALVLIALAVKAITFPFYLKSYASQREMRRIQPIIADLQKRMKGSKDLNMKIMETYKEHGVNPMAGCIPMLIPLPLTWWVYSVIRLYQFHFANGTFLWIGSALSHHMPNVLATNLATFDYPILILYA from the coding sequence ATGCTTCGCTCTAAACCAACCCTCACCTTCACAACAGCTCTTCGCTTCTTTCCACTTTTTGTGGTTTTGATGGCCGTTGGCATGCCCGCCAGCGCGCAGAATCCGCAGTTCGACAGCCGGTTTGCCAAGGCTCAGCGGGATGCGGCCTCCAACGAACTGGACCGGGCTTTTGATGCCTATATCAGCGTCAAGAATCACTCCGGCACGAACGGGCCCGTGCAGGCCGATGCGCTGCTGCGCGCGGCTTTGATGGCATGGAACGCGCTGCATGCCGATAACTACCAGGTAACGCTGCGGCAGATTGGCGGCACCGAGAAGGAAGACGAACTGACCGGCCTCGGCTACAAGGCCGATGGCGTTTTGAATCAGCTTCTCAGCACCTACAGCGATTCGCCGGAGGCGGATCAGGCGCGCCAGCACATCTACGGCGCCGCCGGAAACGTGGACCTGCGCCGCGCCATAGAGAACGAGATCGACCTGCGCAACTCGCGGTACATCAGCTACAAGCTGCTCAATTCCGTCGTCAGCCTTACCGGCAGCCTGCCGGGCTTCAGCTACTGGTTTGCCCTGGTACTCATCGCACTTGCCGTAAAGGCAATCACATTTCCCTTCTACCTCAAGTCGTATGCCAGTCAGCGGGAGATGCGCCGGATCCAGCCGATCATCGCGGACCTGCAGAAGCGAATGAAGGGCAGCAAAGACCTGAATATGAAGATCATGGAGACGTACAAGGAGCATGGGGTGAACCCCATGGCCGGGTGCATCCCCATGTTGATCCCGCTTCCACTTACCTGGTGGGTCTATAGCGTGATCCGGCTCTATCAGTTCCACTTCGCCAACGGCACGTTTCTGTGGATTGGCAGCGCGCTTTCGCATCACATGCCAAACGTGCTGGCCACCAACCTGGCCACATTCGACTACCCGATTCTTATTCTGTACGCCG
- the rnpA gene encoding ribonuclease P protein component, whose amino-acid sequence MAAGRDVRKAVASGRRIAGSFCVLRVLRRRSGGGSASRFAYIASKRQGGSVERNRMKRRLREAVRAFAPAPGSAAGDVAVICRKEALRAPWSALCAEVAQSLCAAGVAGGPVTCD is encoded by the coding sequence ATGGCCGCCGGCCGCGACGTGCGAAAGGCGGTCGCAAGCGGCCGCAGGATAGCGGGCAGTTTCTGCGTTCTGCGCGTACTTCGTCGCCGATCCGGCGGAGGCTCGGCAAGCCGGTTTGCCTATATCGCCAGCAAACGGCAGGGCGGTTCCGTGGAGCGCAACCGCATGAAGCGGCGGCTTCGCGAAGCGGTGCGCGCCTTTGCGCCGGCGCCGGGATCCGCTGCCGGTGATGTTGCCGTAATCTGTCGGAAGGAAGCGCTCCGCGCGCCGTGGAGCGCATTGTGTGCCGAAGTTGCGCAGTCATTGTGCGCCGCCGGCGTGGCGGGAGGACCGGTAACGTGCGATTAG